A window from Chrysemys picta bellii isolate R12L10 chromosome 2, ASM1138683v2, whole genome shotgun sequence encodes these proteins:
- the LOC135981359 gene encoding uncharacterized protein LOC135981359 yields the protein MSERGYSRDATQCRVKIKELRQGYQKTKEANGRSGSHPQTSRFYEALHSILGAAATTTPPLTVDSEDGILSTAGSSDMLADREDEEGDEEDEAVDSAYNADFPDSQDLFITLTEIPYQPSPAVNPDTESGEGSATTAATVSQPSLASHSQRLAQIRRRKKRTREDMFSETMGCSRAQAAQQTQWRENLSQMHQAHMEREERWRQEDQQATQTLLGLMKEQTDTLRRLVDVLQERRQEDRAPLQSICNRPPPPPSPIPPLTQGAKKEGRQSPCKLSLHPCRQL from the exons atgtcagagagaggatacagccgggatgcaacgcagtgccgcgtgaaaatcaaggagctgagacaaggctaccagaagaccaaagaggcaaacggacgctccggatcccatccccagacatcccgtttctacgaggcactgcattccatcctaggtgcggccgccaccactaccccaccactgaccgtggactctgaggatgggatattgtccacggccggttcctcggacatgttagcggacagggaagatgaggaaggagatgaggaggacgaggcagtcgacagcgcttacaacgctgatttccccgacagccaggatctcttcatcacccttacagagatcccctaccaaccatccccagccgttaacccagacacagaatctggggaaggatcagcca ccacagctgcgactgtctcacaacctagcctggcatcacactcccagaggctagcgcagattaggcgtaggaagaagaggacacgggaggacatgttctcggaaactatgggctgctcccgagcccaggcagcacagcagacccagtggcgggagaacttgtcccaaatgcaccaagcacacatggaacgggaggagaggtggcggcaggaagaccagcaggcgactcaaacgctgcttggactaatgaaggagcaaacggacacgctccggcgccttgtggatgttctgcaggaacggaggcaggaggacagagccccgctgcagtctatctgtaaccgccctcccccgccaccaagtcccataccccccctcacccaaggtgcaaagaaggaggggcggcagagtccgtgcaaactctcactccacccctgcagacagctctag